A DNA window from Fragaria vesca subsp. vesca linkage group LG3, FraVesHawaii_1.0, whole genome shotgun sequence contains the following coding sequences:
- the LOC101314642 gene encoding uncharacterized protein LOC101314642, with translation MEFGVIKLSSSSALNLQDFPSPVGRKLINKPSLPKPFLQLNGRPQTFLSQLKSDRLSRRTSKRSIIAQSGSQGWDLGRFLKTLFFFNEPPSPAKIFESLVSKISSPSPSESVKRMETSGTVLVAGATGGVGRRVVNILRKKGIPVRVLVRNEQKARQMLGPDIDLIVGDITKESTLIPEYFKGVRKVINAVSVIVGPKEGDTPDRQKYSQGIKFFEPEIKGDSPEKVEYIGMKNLINALKQSVGLQNGKLLFGYEGNNCRELAWGALDDVVMGGVSESTFLIDPNGSEDGGPTGLFKGVVSTANNGGFTSIRTKNLSTPEDLSAYDGLELRLKGDGRRYKLIVRTSGDWDTVGYTAGFDTVGDQWQTVRLPFTSLRPIFRAKTVPDAPSFDPSNIVSLQLMFSKFEYDGKLNPTFVEGAFKLPVSSIKAYLKDPITPRFVHVSSAGVTRPERPGLDLSRQPPAVRLNKELDFILTFKLKGEDLIRESGIPYTIVRPCALTEEPAGADLIFEQGDNITGKISREEVAQICVAALESPYANGKTFEVKSVIPFSEPFTVDPENPPPEKDYDVYFKTLKDGITGKEVLEQNPVPV, from the exons ATGGAATTTGGTGTCATTAAGCTCTCGTCTTCCTCAGCTCTCAATCTTCAG GATTTTCCATCACCTGTTGGTAGGAAACTTATTAACAAACCTTCACTTCCTAAACCATTTCTTCAACTTAATGGCAGACCACAGACCTTCCTCAGCCAACTAAAATCTGATCGTCTATCTCGGAGAACGTCGAAAAGATCCATAATAGCACAATCTGGAAGCCAGGGTTGGGACTTGGGTAGATTCTTGAAAACGTTATTCTTCTTCAATGAACCACCCTCTCCTGCTAAG ATATTTGAGTCTTTAGTCAGCAAAATATCCAGCCCGTCACCCAGTGAATCAGTAAAGAGAATGGAAACTTCTGGCACTGTCCTAGTGGCTGGAGCAACTGGTGGTGTAGGTCGAAGGGTAGTCAACATCTTAAGGAAGAAAGGAATTCCAGTTCGAGTATTG GTTAGAAATGAACAGAAAGCAAGACAGATGTTAGGCCCAGACATTGACTTG ATTGTTGGAGACATTACTAAGGAGAGTACTCTGATCCCTGAGTACTTCAAAGGAGTCAGGAAAGTGATTAATGCTGTTTCTGTCATTGTTGGTCCAAAGGAAGGGGACACTCCTGACAGGCAAAAATACAGCCAA GGCATCAAGTTCTTTGAACCAGAG ATCAAGGGAGATTCGCCTGAAAAGGTGGAGTACATTGGGATGAAAAATTTGATTAATGCTCTAAAGCAAAGTGTTGGACTTCAAAATGGAAAACTATTATTTGGATATGAAG GTAATAATTGTAGGGAATTGGCTTGGGGAGCTTTAGATGATGTTGTGATGGGTGGAGTGAGTGAAAGTACATTTCTGATCGACCCAAATGGCAGCGAAGATGGTGGACCAACTGGACTTTTTAAAG GAGTTGTTTCCACCGCAAATAATGGTGGATTTACAAGCATCAGAACAAAG AATCTATCAACACCTGAGGATCTCTCTGCATATGATGGTTTAGAGCTGCGCCTTAAAGGTGATGGTCGTCGTTATAAGCTAATTGTTCGGACCAGTGGTGATTGGGATACTGTTGGTTACACAGCAGGCTTTGACACTGTAGGAGACCAATGGCAGACA GTAAGGCTTCCATTTACTTCTTTGAGGCCGATATTTCGTGCAAAAACAGTACCAGATGCGCCATCATTTGACCCGAGCAATATTGTGTCACTGCAG CTTATGTTCAGCAAGTTTGAATATGATGGAAAACTCAATCCTACTTTCGTGGAAGGGGCATTTAAGCTCCCAGTTTCAAGCATAAAGGCATATCTGAAAGATCCTATAACTCCCAG GTTTGTACATGTAAGCTCTGCAGGAGTTACCCGGCCTGAGAGACCTGGACTTGATCTAAGTAGACAACCTCCTGCTGTGCGGTTGAACAAGGAATTGGATTTTATCCTGACTTTCAAGTTGAAG GGGGAGGATTTAATTCGGGAAAGTGGAATTCCATATACAATTGTGAGGCCTTGTGCATTAACTGAGGAGCCTGCTGGAGCAGATCTCATTTTTGAACAAGGAGATAATATAACG GGTAAGATATCAAGAGAAGAGGTTGCTCAAATTTGTGTTGCTGCATTAGAAAGCCCATATGCAAATGGCAAGACATTTGAG GTTAAAAGTGTTATACCATTTAGCGAGCCATTTACAGTAGACCCTGAAAATCCACCCCCTGAGAAGGACTACGATGTTTACTTTAAAACTTTGAAGGATGGAATTACAGGAAAAGAAGTCTTGGAACAAAATCCTGTACCGGTTTAA